One stretch of Jiangella gansuensis DSM 44835 DNA includes these proteins:
- the pth gene encoding aminoacyl-tRNA hydrolase — MSDNAWLVVGLGNPGPTYAGTRHNVGAMVIDLLAARAGAKLKSQRRLRADVAETRLGGVPGSRAVLAVPHSYMNESGGPVAQLADFYRIPAERLLVLHDELDLPFGTIRLKRGGGDNGHNGLRSVRARVGTGDYCRLRFGIGRPPGRMDPAAFVLKPFSAVEKRELELEVDRAADAVEAVVVDGLVYAQNHYNT, encoded by the coding sequence ATGTCCGACAACGCGTGGCTGGTGGTCGGGCTGGGCAACCCCGGCCCGACCTATGCCGGCACTCGTCACAACGTGGGCGCCATGGTCATCGACCTGCTGGCGGCGCGTGCCGGCGCGAAGCTCAAGTCGCAGCGCCGGTTGCGCGCCGACGTGGCCGAGACGCGGCTGGGCGGCGTGCCCGGTTCGCGCGCGGTGCTGGCCGTCCCCCACTCGTACATGAACGAGTCCGGCGGGCCGGTGGCGCAGCTCGCCGACTTCTACAGGATCCCGGCCGAGCGGCTGCTGGTGCTTCACGACGAGCTCGACCTCCCGTTCGGCACCATCCGGTTGAAGCGCGGCGGCGGTGACAACGGTCACAACGGGCTGCGTTCGGTGCGTGCGCGCGTCGGCACCGGCGACTATTGCCGGCTGCGCTTCGGCATCGGCCGGCCGCCGGGCCGGATGGACCCGGCGGCCTTCGTGCTCAAGCCCTTCTCCGCTGTTGAAAAGCGGGAACTGGAGCTGGAGGTCGACCGGGCCGCCGACGCCGTCGAGGCGGTCGTCGTCGACGGCTTGGTGTACGCGCAGAATCACTACAACACCTGA
- a CDS encoding exopolysaccharide biosynthesis polyprenyl glycosylphosphotransferase produces the protein MATVGLSSTGARTRPRRSSSHSDGDRSGGDPGYAIRRPFRYRRATAAGDAFTGLTALAAIWLPGGPVQVPSTAQAVALSVIALAYPCVLTVKTAHADRLFGSGSPYGDVLRALAAVVAVVAIGCAALGVRLLGGPFLAASAILVVGSLAVRVYVRRRLRTLRQLGRATRRTLVVGPAASIAAAVDRFGRDGNRPLTVVAACVEDDGTAPPATVPVVGRLEKGLPGHDDDVRDEALMRSVRESVLRVRARTVCVTPGSEFTGDRLRALSWTLADMGVDLVTDLGLSDVATHRVGVGSMGSGMLLHVRHARPTGARLVAKVVTDRLVAAVLLLLLSPLMAGIAAAVRLSGPGPVIYRQVRVGQDGLFFTMMKFRTMHVDADLRRTELLGEADSDGPMFKMRQDPRITRVGRLLRKYSLDELPQLINVVRGDMSLVGPRPALPEEVAAYDGVARRRLRATPGMTGLWQVSGRSNLSWSETVRLDLRYVDNWSYGDDLQLLGRTAGAVVRSTGAY, from the coding sequence ATGGCTACGGTCGGTTTATCGTCGACTGGTGCGCGCACGCGACCACGGAGATCGTCATCGCATTCCGATGGCGATAGGAGTGGTGGCGATCCCGGGTATGCGATCAGGCGGCCTTTTCGTTACCGTCGCGCGACGGCGGCCGGTGATGCGTTCACCGGGCTGACGGCGCTCGCCGCGATCTGGTTGCCTGGCGGCCCGGTTCAGGTGCCGTCGACGGCACAGGCGGTCGCGCTCAGCGTGATAGCGCTGGCCTACCCTTGTGTGCTGACCGTCAAGACCGCGCATGCCGACCGCCTGTTCGGCAGTGGCAGCCCGTACGGTGATGTGCTACGCGCGCTTGCGGCGGTCGTCGCCGTCGTGGCCATCGGCTGCGCGGCACTCGGCGTCCGGTTGCTCGGCGGGCCATTCCTGGCCGCGTCGGCGATCCTGGTCGTCGGCTCGCTCGCGGTCCGCGTCTACGTGCGGCGCCGGCTTCGCACGCTGCGGCAGCTCGGCCGCGCCACCCGGCGCACTCTGGTCGTCGGCCCGGCGGCAAGCATCGCGGCGGCGGTTGACCGGTTCGGCCGTGATGGGAACCGCCCGCTGACGGTCGTGGCCGCCTGCGTGGAGGATGACGGCACGGCCCCTCCGGCGACGGTTCCGGTGGTGGGTCGACTGGAGAAGGGGCTGCCCGGCCACGACGACGACGTCCGCGACGAGGCGCTGATGAGGTCGGTTCGGGAGTCCGTGCTGCGAGTCCGAGCCCGGACGGTGTGCGTGACGCCTGGTTCGGAGTTCACCGGTGACCGGCTGCGGGCGCTGAGCTGGACGCTCGCGGACATGGGGGTCGACCTGGTGACCGATCTCGGGCTCTCCGATGTCGCGACCCACCGGGTCGGTGTGGGGTCCATGGGGTCCGGGATGCTGCTGCACGTGCGCCACGCGCGTCCGACCGGTGCTCGGCTGGTGGCGAAGGTCGTGACCGACCGGCTGGTGGCGGCGGTGCTGTTGCTTCTGCTCTCGCCGCTGATGGCGGGCATCGCGGCCGCAGTGCGGCTGTCCGGGCCGGGGCCGGTGATCTATCGCCAGGTGCGGGTGGGGCAGGACGGCCTGTTCTTCACCATGATGAAGTTCCGCACCATGCACGTCGATGCCGATCTGCGCCGGACGGAGCTGCTGGGTGAGGCCGACAGCGACGGGCCGATGTTCAAGATGCGGCAGGACCCCCGCATCACCAGGGTCGGCCGGCTGTTGCGCAAGTACTCGCTGGACGAGTTGCCGCAGCTGATCAACGTGGTGCGTGGCGACATGTCGCTGGTCGGGCCGAGGCCGGCGTTGCCGGAAGAGGTGGCGGCCTACGACGGTGTCGCGCGCCGCCGGTTGCGTGCGACGCCGGGCATGACCGGTCTGTGGCAGGTGAGCGGACGCTCGAACCTCTCCTGGAGTGAGACGGTGCGGCTCGATCTGCGCTATGTCGACAACTGGTCCTATGGTGACGACTTGCAGTTGCTTGGCCGGACTGCTGGCGCGGTGGTGCGCAGTACCGGCGCGTATTGA
- the rfbD gene encoding dTDP-4-dehydrorhamnose reductase — protein MATWLVTGADGLLGRDLVAMLRAIRERVIPTTREVLDLTDARAVDAAVSTIARIGDHGAGSVVVNLAGRADVDAVEVEEDGAWAVNADGVTNLARACERTGLRLVHVSTSYVFDGGRVGPYPEDATVSPTTAYGRTMAEGERAVLKILPESGVVLRTGWLYGESGRCFVRTIAAAAAEQEYVDVVDDQYGQPTWTMDLADRIVETARLPQVVGVLHAVNSGSTTWCGLARAVFVELGLDPRRVRPVTSDDVPRVALRPANSVLSQERWAQFGLPPLRPWREALADAAPSVLGRE, from the coding sequence GTGGCGACGTGGCTGGTCACGGGTGCTGACGGTCTGCTCGGCCGCGACCTCGTCGCCATGCTGCGCGCGATCCGGGAGCGCGTGATCCCGACCACTCGCGAGGTCCTGGACCTCACCGATGCCCGCGCCGTCGACGCTGCCGTGTCGACGATCGCCCGGATCGGCGACCACGGCGCCGGCTCCGTCGTCGTCAACCTCGCCGGCCGGGCCGACGTGGACGCCGTCGAGGTCGAGGAGGACGGCGCGTGGGCCGTCAACGCCGACGGGGTGACCAACCTGGCCCGCGCCTGCGAACGCACCGGCCTACGTCTCGTGCACGTGTCGACCAGTTACGTCTTCGACGGCGGCCGCGTCGGCCCGTATCCCGAGGACGCGACGGTGAGCCCGACGACGGCGTACGGACGCACCATGGCCGAGGGTGAGCGGGCGGTGCTGAAGATCCTGCCCGAGTCCGGCGTGGTGCTGCGGACCGGTTGGCTCTACGGGGAGTCCGGCCGGTGCTTCGTGCGCACCATCGCCGCCGCGGCGGCCGAACAGGAGTACGTCGACGTCGTCGACGACCAGTACGGTCAGCCGACGTGGACCATGGACCTGGCGGACCGGATCGTCGAGACCGCGCGGCTGCCGCAGGTCGTTGGGGTGCTGCACGCGGTCAATTCCGGGTCCACAACGTGGTGTGGCCTGGCCCGCGCCGTGTTCGTGGAACTCGGTCTCGACCCTCGCCGAGTCCGGCCGGTCACCAGCGACGACGTGCCGCGGGTGGCGCTGCGTCCGGCCAACTCGGTGCTGTCGCAGGAGCGGTGGGCGCAGTTTGGGCTGCCACCGCTGCGGCCCTGGCGGGAGGCGCTGGCCGACGCCGCGCCGAGTGTGCTGGGCCGCGAGTGA
- a CDS encoding 3'(2'),5'-bisphosphate nucleotidase CysQ: protein MASTDAALAARLATEAGGLLSELRRGHLDANEPGTGTRELRDAGDRAAQRFLATELARERPGDAVLSEEDDDDAARLSASRVWIVDPLDGTREFAEGRDDWAVHVACWAGGDLVAGAVALPALDTTLVSEPAPGVPARRGGPVRIAVSRSRPPAVAEHIAGVLGAELVPIGSAGFKAAAVVRGEVDAYLHAGGQFEWDSAAPVAVARAAGLHASRVDGSALRYNQPSPYLPDLLVARPELADALLAATAGHDAQPATPDSRRTGRSAP from the coding sequence GTGGCATCGACCGACGCGGCACTGGCCGCCCGCCTCGCCACCGAGGCGGGCGGGTTGCTGTCTGAGCTGCGCCGCGGTCACCTCGATGCGAACGAGCCGGGAACGGGCACTCGTGAGCTGCGCGACGCCGGGGATCGCGCAGCCCAACGATTTCTGGCCACCGAGCTGGCCCGTGAACGGCCCGGCGACGCGGTGCTCAGCGAAGAGGACGACGACGACGCCGCCCGGCTGTCGGCGTCGCGGGTGTGGATCGTCGACCCGCTCGACGGCACCCGCGAGTTCGCCGAGGGCCGCGACGACTGGGCAGTGCACGTGGCGTGCTGGGCCGGCGGGGACCTGGTCGCCGGTGCCGTCGCGCTGCCGGCGCTCGACACCACGCTGGTGAGCGAGCCTGCACCTGGAGTCCCCGCGCGCCGCGGCGGGCCCGTGCGCATCGCCGTCAGCCGCAGCCGCCCACCGGCCGTCGCCGAGCACATCGCCGGCGTCCTGGGCGCCGAGCTGGTGCCGATCGGCTCGGCCGGTTTCAAGGCCGCCGCCGTCGTACGCGGTGAGGTGGACGCCTACCTGCACGCCGGCGGCCAGTTCGAGTGGGACTCCGCAGCGCCGGTGGCGGTCGCCCGCGCCGCCGGGCTGCACGCCAGCCGCGTCGACGGTTCCGCGCTGCGCTACAACCAGCCCAGCCCGTACCTGCCCGACCTGCTCGTCGCCCGCCCGGAACTCGCCGATGCGCTCCTGGCCGCGACCGCCGGCCACGACGCGCAACCGGCCACGCCTGACAGTCGCCGGACTGGGAGGTCCGCCCCATGA
- the cysD gene encoding sulfate adenylyltransferase subunit CysD, with protein sequence MTIHEYQLSQLDLLEAEAVHIFREVAAELERPVLLFSGGKDSIVMLRLAEKAFWPAPMPFPVMHVDTGHNFPEVLEFRDRRVGELGVNLVVASVPEAIERGLVAEEPNGSRNRIQTPVLLEAVEKHRFTALFGGARRDEEKARAKERVFSFRDDFGQWDPKNQRPELWNLYNGRIHLGESIRVFPLSNWTELDVWHYIQRENIEVPSIYYAHDREVFERDGMLFANNEFCRPREGEATFVAKVRYRTVGDASLTAAVKSDADTVEKVIDEIAATRLTERGATRGDDRVSEAAMEDRKKEGYF encoded by the coding sequence ATGACGATCCACGAGTACCAGCTCTCGCAGCTCGACCTGCTCGAGGCCGAGGCCGTGCACATCTTCCGGGAGGTGGCCGCCGAGCTCGAGCGCCCGGTATTGCTGTTCTCCGGCGGCAAGGACTCCATCGTCATGCTGCGGCTGGCCGAGAAGGCGTTCTGGCCGGCTCCGATGCCGTTCCCCGTCATGCACGTCGACACCGGGCACAACTTCCCCGAGGTGCTGGAGTTCCGCGACCGGCGGGTCGGCGAGCTGGGCGTCAACCTCGTCGTCGCGTCGGTGCCGGAGGCCATCGAGCGCGGACTGGTCGCCGAGGAGCCCAACGGCTCGCGCAACCGCATCCAGACGCCGGTGCTCCTGGAAGCGGTCGAGAAGCACCGGTTCACCGCGCTGTTCGGCGGTGCGCGCCGCGACGAGGAGAAGGCCCGGGCGAAGGAGCGAGTGTTCTCCTTCCGCGACGACTTCGGCCAGTGGGACCCGAAGAACCAGCGCCCGGAGCTGTGGAACCTCTACAACGGCCGCATCCACCTGGGCGAGAGCATCCGGGTGTTCCCGCTGTCCAACTGGACCGAGCTCGACGTCTGGCACTACATCCAGCGCGAGAACATCGAGGTGCCGTCCATCTACTACGCGCACGACCGCGAGGTGTTCGAGCGCGACGGCATGCTGTTCGCGAACAACGAGTTCTGCCGCCCGCGCGAGGGCGAGGCGACCTTCGTCGCGAAGGTCCGCTACCGCACCGTCGGCGACGCCTCGCTGACGGCCGCGGTGAAGTCCGACGCCGACACGGTCGAGAAGGTCATCGACGAAATCGCCGCCACCCGGCTCACCGAGCGCGGCGCCACCCGTGGCGACGACCGCGTCAGCGAGGCGGCCATGGAGGACCGGAAGAAGGAAGGCTACTTCTGA
- the cysN gene encoding sulfate adenylyltransferase subunit CysN produces the protein MDLLRFATAGSVDDGKSTLIGRLLYDSKAIFTDQLESVERTSQQRGDEYTNLALLTDGLRAEREQGITIDVAYRYFATPRRKFIIADTPGHIQYTRNMVTGASTADLAIVLVDARKGMVEQSRRHAFIVSLLRVPHLVLAVNKMDLVDWSQEVFEEIEREFSSFATKLDVPDLTVVPISALHGDNIVSRSPNMPWYEGPSLLHHLEHVHIASDRNLVDVRFPVQYVIRPQSLQHTDYRAYAGQVAGGVLKAGDEVMVLPSGFTTRISSIDTADGPVAEAFAPMSVTIRLEDEIDISRGDLICRPHNQPAVAQNIDAMVCWMAETPLVPGQKLAIKHTTRTARALVKELQYRLDVNSLHRDDTATQLGLNDVGRVRLRTTVPLLADEYRRNRSTGGFILVDESTNRTVGAGMITSAN, from the coding sequence ATGGATCTCCTCAGGTTCGCCACGGCGGGGTCGGTCGACGACGGCAAGAGCACGCTGATCGGCCGGCTGCTCTATGACTCCAAGGCGATCTTCACCGATCAGCTGGAGAGCGTGGAGCGCACCAGCCAGCAGCGCGGCGACGAGTACACCAACCTCGCGCTGCTCACCGACGGCCTGCGGGCCGAGCGTGAGCAGGGCATCACCATCGACGTCGCCTACCGCTACTTCGCCACGCCGCGGCGCAAGTTCATCATCGCCGACACCCCGGGCCACATCCAGTACACGCGGAACATGGTGACCGGCGCGTCCACCGCGGACCTGGCGATCGTGCTGGTCGACGCCCGCAAGGGCATGGTGGAGCAGAGCCGCCGGCACGCGTTCATCGTGTCGCTGCTGCGGGTGCCGCACCTGGTGCTCGCGGTGAACAAGATGGACCTCGTCGACTGGTCGCAGGAGGTGTTCGAGGAGATCGAGCGCGAGTTCTCGTCCTTCGCGACGAAGCTCGACGTCCCCGACCTCACCGTGGTGCCGATCTCGGCGCTGCACGGCGACAACATCGTGAGCCGCTCGCCGAACATGCCGTGGTACGAGGGCCCGTCGCTGCTGCACCACCTCGAGCACGTGCACATCGCCAGCGACCGCAACCTCGTCGACGTGCGGTTCCCGGTGCAGTACGTCATCCGGCCGCAGTCGCTGCAGCACACCGACTATCGCGCGTACGCCGGGCAGGTCGCCGGCGGGGTGCTCAAGGCCGGCGACGAGGTCATGGTGCTGCCCAGCGGTTTCACCACCCGGATCAGTTCCATCGACACCGCCGACGGGCCGGTGGCCGAGGCGTTCGCGCCGATGTCGGTGACCATCCGGCTCGAGGACGAGATCGACATCTCCCGTGGCGACCTGATCTGCCGGCCGCACAACCAACCCGCGGTCGCGCAGAACATCGACGCGATGGTGTGCTGGATGGCCGAGACGCCATTGGTGCCGGGGCAGAAGCTGGCGATCAAGCACACCACTCGGACGGCACGGGCGCTGGTGAAGGAACTGCAGTATCGGCTCGACGTCAACTCGCTGCACCGCGACGACACCGCCACCCAGCTCGGGCTCAACGACGTCGGCCGGGTGCGGCTGCGCACCACGGTGCCGCTGCTGGCCGACGAGTACCGGCGCAACCGCTCGACCGGCGGGTTCATCCTCGTCGACGAGTCGACGAACCGCACCGTCGGTGCCGGGATGATCACGTCTGCCAACTGA
- a CDS encoding PqqD family protein — MKLRTDGVSWREIDGETVILDLSSSTYLKTNESGSTLLRLLAEDRSADELADGLVDAFGIPADRARADTEAFVRMLRERNLLDSVDE, encoded by the coding sequence ATGAAGCTGCGTACCGACGGCGTGAGCTGGCGTGAGATCGACGGCGAGACCGTCATCCTGGACCTGTCGTCGTCCACCTACCTCAAGACCAACGAGTCCGGCTCGACCCTGTTGCGGTTGCTGGCCGAGGACCGTTCCGCCGACGAGCTCGCCGACGGCTTGGTCGACGCCTTCGGCATCCCCGCCGACCGCGCGCGCGCCGACACCGAGGCCTTCGTCCGGATGCTCCGCGAGCGCAATCTGCTCGATTCAGTCGACGAATGA
- a CDS encoding lasso RiPP family leader peptide-containing protein → MTYESPALEEIGSVRDLTLAASGRGRSDQVQWFRYDNDPGGVLS, encoded by the coding sequence ATGACGTATGAGTCGCCAGCCCTGGAGGAGATCGGGTCCGTTCGCGACCTGACCCTTGCGGCGAGCGGTCGTGGCCGGTCGGACCAGGTCCAGTGGTTCAGGTACGACAACGACCCCGGTGGCGTCCTTTCCTGA
- a CDS encoding lasso RiPP family leader peptide-containing protein, which translates to MAYQPPVVEEVGSVRELTLAHGGKGSSDQILWFTWGNDRPPGGGLS; encoded by the coding sequence ATGGCATATCAGCCACCCGTGGTCGAAGAAGTGGGTTCCGTTCGCGAGCTGACACTCGCGCACGGCGGCAAGGGGTCCTCGGACCAGATTCTCTGGTTCACCTGGGGCAACGACCGTCCGCCCGGCGGCGGCCTGTCCTGA